Proteins encoded within one genomic window of Anastrepha ludens isolate Willacy chromosome 4, idAnaLude1.1, whole genome shotgun sequence:
- the LOC128861880 gene encoding myb-like protein X, producing the protein MVLKVYISGMSGNKEVKKRQQRVLMILDSKNIKYNVVDITEPGKESEKELMQTKSTSNGATVSDPEPRHALPPQIFNEEEYCGDYDAFDLANEIDTLEQFLKLAPADTTSVSSAQLELKQENGEVKAPASAEDDENKENKETAEEKKDGEEGGKAADVSEAVAGADETANGEGENKNAEVKEQKEDKQDIETAANDSVGEKDEGEVKESNDEQLEQKALDGEAKRKDNEEDSSEMEETVAKAVDGKEKSINAEPEKKDEAEVEEIKDKFNGKSENKLIKESEDAGVENNTEIKKAGENTETGETVNEEYNKAENEVEESNTSKVGIDDNDQEDENNKVEDEEENVSKHEEETKLNSQESENTVVAEQGDSSRDESGTRDEKEKNEEVDEGKADKEKEDENEEEKKESEEVDESKADEEKEDGDEKENKEIEEVDESKADKEKEDENEEEKKESEEVEDSEKHSRVDLEKDEKLENLEDTPMAKEEKIKSEESEKEIEAIDLTEAKKSNEKDAEPVSED; encoded by the exons gtAAAGAAACGCCAGCAACGTGTTTTGATGATTCTTGACAGCAAGAATATCAAGTATAACGTAGTGGACATCACAGAACCAGGAAAAGAAAGCGAAAAAGAGTTAATGCAGACAAAGTCCACTAGTAATGGGGCGACAGTTAGCGATCCCGAGCCACGGCACGCACTGCCACCGCAAATATTCAACGAAGAAGAATATTGCGGCGATTATGATGCGTTCGATTTGGCCAACGAAATAGATACGTTGGAGCAGTTCTTGAAGTTGGCTCCAGCCGATACAACATCTGTTTCCAGTGCACAGCTAGAGCTGAAGCAGGAAAACGGCGAAGTGAAAGCACCAGCATCAGCTGAAGATGatgagaataaagaaaataaagagaCTGCCGAGGAAAAAAAGGACGGTGAAGAAGGCGGTAAAGCGGCTGATGTCAGTGAAGCAGTTGCCGGCGCTGATGAGACCGCTAATGGCGAGGGCGAAAACAAGAATGCTGAGGTT AAAGAACAAAAAGAAGATAAGCAGGATATCGAAACGGCTGCAAACGATTCAGTTGGGGAAAAGGATGAAG GAGAGGTGAAGGAAAGCAATGATGAACAGCTTGAACAGAAAGCTTTGGATGGGGAGGCAAAACGGAAAGACAATGAAGAGGACTCAAGCGAG ATGGAAGAAACAGTAGCAAAGGCTGTAGATGGAAAAGAGAAAAGTATAAATGCAGAACCGGAAAAGAAGGATGAAGCTGAAGTAGAAGaaataaaag ACAAGTTCAACGGAAAATCTGAAAACAAGTTAATCAAAGAGAGTGAGGACGCAGGGGTTGAAAATaatacagaaattaaaaaagccgGAGAAAACACGGAAACTGGAGAAACTGTGAATGAAGAGTATAATAAGGCAGAAAATGAAGTGGAAGAATCAAATACTTCAAAAGTAGGTATAGATGATAATGATCAGGAAGATGAAAATAACAAAGTGGAAGATGAGGAAGAAAATGTAAGTAAACATGAGGAAGAGACGAAACTGAATAGTCAGGAATCGGAAAACACGGTAGTTGCTGAACAAGGAGACTCGAGCAGAGATGAAAGTGGCACGCGAgatgagaaagaaaaaaacgaagaagTCGATGAAGGTAAAGCGGATAAAGAGAAGGAAGATGAAAATGaggaagaaaagaaagaaagtgAAGAAGTCGATGAAAGTAAAGCGGATGAAGAGAAGGAAGATGGCGATgagaaagaaaacaaagaaattgaaGAAGTCGATGAAAGTAAAGCGGATAAAGAGAAGGAAGATGAAAATGaggaagaaaagaaagaaagtgAAGAAGTCGAAGATAGTGAAAAGCATAGTCGAGTTGACCTTGAAAAGGATGAGAAATTAGAAAATCTAGAAGATACGCCAATGGCgaaagaagagaaaataaagaGTGAAGAAtctgaaaaagaaattgaagcGATTGACTTAACGGAAGCCAAAAAAAGCAATGAAAAGGATGCGGAACCAGTCAGCGAAGACTGA